GCACGCTCATCCTGATCAAACACTGGTTTTCCGGTAACAGGCATAATAGAGAAAACACCATAGTCATTCATCCAGGGAGAAGGCTGATGTGTTTGTTTCAGTCCACGGATCTTATCAGCTGTATATTGATACTGCCATCCATCGCCATTTTTTCCGGTCTGTGGAGTCCACATATTCATCCCCCATGGTCTTGCTATGGAAGGATAAGTATTCCCGTTGGATAGCTCAAATTTGGATTCTGTACCCATTAAAGGATTCACCAGATCGACAGCTTCCATTTGCTGTCCTCTAAACTTCTGAGCCAAAACCGGTTTTGCGCAAAACAAACCCAAGGACAGTAATGACCCTAGAAAAACACTTAATGATTTCTTCATTATTTAGGATATATATAAATATTTCTACTAAAACGTATTAGTAAAGATATAAAAAAGAATATTAAATCAAAAAAACTCGGAGCTTTCGCATATTAGGTCTTATGATTTTTACAATAAGGCTTTATTTTCTTTAAGACAAATTTCGGATTTACCCCGCTTCAGGTATTGATACTATCTTTTGATCAAATTTGTCGAAATCACATATTCCTTCGGACTGGTAATCCCACGATCTATTTCCCTCAACAATACCTTCACACAGGTTTTTGCCAATGGCTCCAATGGTTGTTGGATGCAGGAGATCTTAGGATTTAATATATCGAACAATTCATGATCGTCAAAAGAAAACAACGGAAAACTAAATTGTTCCCCTCCTTCAGTCCGAAGCGATTTCAAACCGAGGATGCAGAGGTAATTGGTCGTAAAAAATAAACCATCTAAATCCGCATTTTTAGATACCCAGCTCTGCACAGCAGCTATACCCTTTTGTCGTAAACGACGATATGGTAATTGCAGTATCCTCGCTTGCATACCTGTTTCCTCACAAAACTCTAGATAAGCATCTTTACGGGCGAGCATCTGGGGCTGATCCGAATCGATTGTAATCAATCCAAAATTTTTACATCCAATAGACTGCAAATATGAACAGGCCTTCCGGCTGCTGACTCCGTTGTCAATATGAACATAATGTGCCGCTATATCAGGTGAATTTCGATCGAAAACAACTAAGGGCACTT
The window above is part of the Sphingobacterium sp. ML3W genome. Proteins encoded here:
- a CDS encoding LacI family DNA-binding transcriptional regulator is translated as MAKSIKEIAQELNVSKSTVSLVINHKAEQARISKDLERRVLDYVAKVGYKPNSLAKSLATGRSNTIGLIVENIGDSFFGPFALYVEELLRKKNYHVLYSSTLGDPQNARDIIDFMLEKKVEGIILAPTVNLEEHQRKILEYKVPLVVFDRNSPDIAAHYVHIDNGVSSRKACSYLQSIGCKNFGLITIDSDQPQMLARKDAYLEFCEETGMQARILQLPYRRLRQKGIAAVQSWVSKNADLDGLFFTTNYLCILGLKSLRTEGGEQFSFPLFSFDDHELFDILNPKISCIQQPLEPLAKTCVKVLLREIDRGITSPKEYVISTNLIKR